In a genomic window of Nostoc sp. UHCC 0870:
- a CDS encoding glycoside hydrolase family 10 protein, whose amino-acid sequence MKSQVLDNKKNPKLLLKNHRFFIFTAQFIIVNCLNIVSVKAATPAPVLSVVQSPENTQHWIGITKRLQTIGVPYCVLPLENVKSAADWGDRQVLFLPNIETLTAEQAIALERWTNKGGNLIASGAVGSLSAPGVRQLLKNLLGSYWGFSLNNKQQLKPPKTQLPAWVNQKGLFGQVHGGVLVPNDGASKAVAVWNSQDNAAAVVSTERSTLLGWRWGTDAASSAELDTAWLQVALNRHISTPANGNQKITESAPNCPAPIAKTPSTSPTSPTDAINPVSTRKQDEAIDQLEQTVRWDVVPNSHEPINAGEAAAMQQQLENLIGRVESAHLAALANAPKSDVSQSVKGEDRQLATTRLVTPIPNQEQVLAQARVIVNNLPRLIANKNYALARQQWLVARNNLWKQFPVDRRLAPAEIRAVWLDRGTIVRAGGEQGLSKVFDRLAQSGINTIFFEVVNAGYPIYPSQVAPQQNPLIRDWDPLAVGVKLAHERGMELHAWVWTFAVGNQRHNELLNINPDYPGPVLAAHPGWANYDNQGKIIPVGQTKPFLDPANPEARQYLLKLYEEIVTRYKVDGLQLDYIRYPFQDPAAGRTYGYGQAARGEFQKLTGVDPVTITPSQAQLWQQWTAFRTQQVDSFVTEVSQMMRQKRTNLILSVAVFPLPEAERIQKLQQHWEVWARRGDIDLIIPMTYAQDTVRFQQLAQPWIASTQLGSTLLIPGIRLLSLPTLGTLDQLQLVRDLPVGGYALFAAENVNHELHKLFVNTQGKFASVINEPIPHRDPLQSAVTRYNALQREWRLVLHQEKLQISPKVISEFHSQAEVLQNALTQLATSPSPRKLLVAKSSLTRFQSQFRVWMRDQNISNSYQIKAWENRLSTIERLLRYGEKRLELNSQQRTNQSPKF is encoded by the coding sequence GTGAAGAGTCAGGTGTTAGACAATAAAAAGAATCCCAAATTGTTATTAAAAAATCACAGATTCTTCATTTTTACAGCTCAATTTATTATTGTTAACTGTTTAAATATTGTGTCAGTCAAGGCCGCTACACCAGCACCTGTTTTGAGTGTGGTACAAAGCCCAGAAAATACACAGCATTGGATAGGAATTACCAAACGCTTACAAACTATTGGCGTACCCTATTGTGTACTTCCCCTAGAGAACGTGAAGAGTGCAGCAGATTGGGGCGATCGCCAGGTGTTATTCTTACCCAATATTGAAACACTAACAGCAGAGCAAGCGATCGCTCTAGAAAGATGGACAAACAAAGGCGGTAATTTGATTGCTAGCGGTGCGGTAGGTAGTCTCTCAGCCCCCGGAGTGCGTCAGTTGTTGAAAAACCTCTTGGGAAGCTATTGGGGATTTAGCCTCAATAATAAACAGCAACTTAAACCACCAAAAACTCAACTTCCAGCCTGGGTAAACCAAAAGGGACTTTTTGGTCAGGTGCATGGCGGTGTTTTAGTTCCTAATGATGGTGCTAGCAAAGCTGTGGCTGTTTGGAATTCCCAAGATAACGCGGCTGCGGTGGTGAGTACAGAACGTTCTACTTTGTTGGGTTGGCGGTGGGGAACAGATGCAGCTTCCTCTGCTGAATTAGATACGGCTTGGTTACAAGTTGCGCTCAATCGTCATATCTCCACACCAGCCAATGGTAATCAAAAAATCACAGAATCTGCCCCAAATTGCCCTGCACCAATCGCTAAGACTCCCTCTACTTCTCCCACGTCCCCAACAGACGCGATAAATCCTGTCTCTACAAGGAAACAGGATGAGGCTATAGACCAACTAGAACAAACAGTCCGTTGGGATGTTGTCCCTAATTCTCATGAACCTATTAATGCTGGCGAAGCAGCCGCCATGCAACAACAGCTAGAAAATCTCATTGGTCGAGTTGAAAGCGCACATTTAGCAGCTTTAGCCAATGCTCCGAAGTCTGACGTATCCCAGTCTGTCAAGGGAGAAGATAGACAATTGGCTACTACTAGATTGGTTACGCCCATACCTAATCAAGAGCAAGTTTTAGCACAAGCTAGGGTCATAGTTAACAACTTACCTCGGTTGATTGCCAATAAAAATTACGCCCTGGCTCGTCAACAATGGCTAGTAGCTAGAAATAACTTGTGGAAACAGTTTCCCGTTGATCGGAGATTAGCACCAGCCGAAATTCGGGCTGTGTGGTTAGACCGAGGGACAATTGTCCGTGCAGGTGGCGAACAAGGACTAAGTAAAGTTTTTGACCGCCTAGCACAATCTGGTATCAATACTATTTTTTTTGAAGTTGTCAATGCTGGTTATCCCATTTATCCCAGCCAAGTTGCACCACAGCAAAACCCATTAATTCGGGATTGGGACCCTTTGGCTGTGGGGGTGAAATTAGCCCATGAGCGCGGGATGGAGTTACACGCTTGGGTGTGGACTTTTGCTGTGGGAAATCAGCGTCATAATGAACTGCTCAACATCAATCCTGATTATCCCGGGCCAGTGCTGGCGGCTCATCCTGGTTGGGCTAACTACGATAACCAGGGCAAAATTATTCCTGTAGGTCAGACCAAGCCATTTCTTGACCCAGCTAATCCCGAAGCGCGGCAGTATTTACTCAAATTGTATGAGGAGATTGTCACCCGCTACAAGGTAGATGGACTACAACTAGACTATATTCGCTATCCTTTTCAAGACCCAGCCGCCGGTCGGACTTATGGTTATGGTCAAGCTGCTAGAGGGGAATTTCAAAAACTCACAGGGGTAGACCCAGTAACTATTACACCAAGTCAAGCTCAATTGTGGCAACAGTGGACAGCATTTCGCACTCAGCAAGTAGATAGCTTTGTGACCGAAGTATCACAGATGATGCGCCAAAAGCGAACTAACTTGATTTTGTCGGTGGCTGTCTTTCCGCTACCAGAAGCAGAACGTATCCAGAAATTGCAACAACACTGGGAAGTGTGGGCGCGACGAGGGGATATTGATTTAATTATTCCCATGACTTATGCCCAAGATACTGTGCGCTTTCAACAGCTAGCGCAACCTTGGATCGCTTCGACTCAGTTAGGCTCTACCTTGTTAATACCAGGAATTCGCCTGCTTTCTTTACCTACCCTAGGAACATTAGACCAACTGCAATTGGTCAGGGATTTGCCAGTTGGTGGTTATGCTCTTTTTGCTGCCGAAAATGTTAACCATGAATTACACAAGCTCTTTGTTAACACTCAAGGTAAGTTTGCATCTGTAATTAATGAACCTATACCCCATCGTGACCCCTTACAATCGGCTGTAACTAGGTATAATGCACTACAGAGAGAATGGCGTTTAGTTTTACATCAAGAAAAATTACAAATATCGCCCAAGGTAATTTCAGAGTTTCACAGCCAGGCGGAAGTATTACAAAATGCTTTAACTCAATTAGCAACTTCACCTTCTCCCAGGAAATTGCTCGTTGCTAAATCCAGCCTAACACGCTTCCAATCTCAGTTTCGGGTGTGGATGCGCGACCAAAATATTAGTAATAGTTACCAAATCAAAGCTTGGGAAAATCGTCTATCCACTATAGAAAGGCTGTTACGGTATGGTGAGAAGCGGTTAGAGCTAAATTCTCAGCAGAGAACTAATCAAAGTCCGAAATTTTGA
- a CDS encoding TIGR03279 family radical SAM protein, whose product MTTIRPAKITKVLPDSIAAEIGFEVGDAIAAINGTQPRDLIDYKFLCSDEFLELEVLDASGKTHYVEIEKDYDEDLGLEFETALFDGLIQCNNRCPFCFIDQQPPGKRSSLYFKDDDYRLSFLYGSYLTLTNLPEREWQRIEQMRLSPLYVSVHATEPDIRIRLLKNQRGGQILEQLRWFQKRRLQIHAQVVVCPGINDGQHLEQTLRDLASFYTDEVPTVASVAVVPVGLTRFRPEQDELVPVTPEKAQEVIAQVQLLTREFRQKSGSNIAWLADEWFLIGGAELPSESEYEEYPQIDNGVGSIRLFIKQFETAAAELLPDEIPSTRKLTWVVGNAVEKAFQPIVQRLNNVAGLEVNMQALNSNYWGQAISVTGLITGHDLLINLKGQDLGEGILLPNVMLKHGELVFLDDMSVAEVAQQLNTKILPVAGVEELINTCISDTVKI is encoded by the coding sequence ATGACTACTATTCGTCCTGCCAAAATTACTAAGGTATTACCAGACTCGATCGCAGCTGAAATTGGCTTTGAAGTCGGTGATGCGATCGCAGCTATCAATGGCACACAGCCCCGTGATTTAATTGATTATAAATTTCTCTGCTCAGACGAATTTTTAGAATTAGAAGTTTTAGATGCTTCTGGCAAAACTCATTATGTTGAAATTGAAAAGGACTACGACGAAGACCTGGGGTTAGAGTTTGAGACTGCGTTGTTTGATGGTCTGATTCAGTGCAATAACCGTTGTCCGTTTTGCTTTATCGATCAACAACCCCCAGGTAAACGTTCTAGCTTGTATTTCAAAGACGATGATTATCGTTTGAGCTTTTTATATGGCTCTTATCTAACTCTTACCAATTTACCGGAAAGGGAATGGCAACGAATTGAGCAGATGCGGTTGTCTCCCTTGTATGTTTCCGTTCATGCGACAGAACCGGACATCAGAATTAGACTGCTAAAAAATCAGCGTGGGGGACAAATTTTAGAACAGTTGCGCTGGTTTCAAAAAAGACGGTTGCAAATTCATGCTCAAGTCGTCGTCTGTCCGGGGATAAATGATGGTCAACACCTGGAACAAACCCTAAGAGATTTAGCGTCATTTTATACTGATGAAGTTCCTACTGTAGCATCGGTGGCAGTCGTACCAGTAGGTTTGACAAGATTCCGTCCTGAACAAGATGAACTAGTACCTGTAACCCCAGAAAAAGCTCAAGAAGTGATTGCTCAAGTGCAATTACTGACACGAGAATTTCGGCAAAAGTCTGGTTCTAATATTGCTTGGTTAGCTGATGAATGGTTTTTGATCGGTGGTGCAGAATTACCCAGTGAATCTGAATATGAAGAGTATCCGCAAATTGATAACGGGGTGGGTTCAATTCGCTTATTTATTAAGCAATTTGAAACGGCGGCGGCAGAATTATTGCCAGACGAAATTCCATCTACCAGAAAATTAACTTGGGTTGTTGGTAATGCTGTGGAAAAAGCTTTCCAACCAATTGTGCAACGATTAAATAATGTTGCAGGTTTGGAAGTGAATATGCAGGCATTAAATAGTAATTATTGGGGACAAGCTATTAGTGTTACAGGCTTAATTACAGGCCATGACTTACTTATAAACTTAAAAGGGCAAGATTTAGGTGAGGGAATTTTGCTGCCTAATGTCATGCTTAAACATGGAGAATTAGTATTTTTAGATGACATGAGTGTGGCAGAAGTAGCGCAGCAATTAAATACAAAAATTTTGCCAGTAGCAGGGGTAGAAGAACTGATCAATACTTGTATTAGTGATACCGTGAAAATTTAA
- a CDS encoding undecaprenyl-diphosphate phosphatase encodes MTLLKRRWFVLLGAVSAVLSVAAFPIKVLSTPDSVSTVGVKAMNIWQAIVLGFVQGMTEFLPISSTAHLKVVPVALGWGDPGVAFTAIIQLGSIAAVLSYFWGDLTRIMKGATRAIALKDYNDYDFRLLLGILLGTLPIVFFGLLIKRFIPDFDNSPIRSLGAIAIASIFMSILLGLAEKLGQRQRDFEHLTMQDGLLMGLAQALALVPGVSRSGSTLTSGLFMGLQRETAARFSFLLGIPAITLAGLVSLKDVLDTSLGDGAIIPLVAGVISAAIFSYIAIAGLLRFLKTQSTWVFIWYRLVFGVVILSAISARLLNNS; translated from the coding sequence ATGACTTTATTGAAACGTCGGTGGTTTGTGCTGCTTGGTGCAGTCTCTGCTGTTTTATCGGTAGCAGCATTTCCAATCAAAGTTCTCAGTACCCCAGATAGTGTCAGTACAGTTGGGGTAAAAGCGATGAATATTTGGCAGGCGATTGTTTTAGGCTTTGTGCAGGGAATGACTGAGTTTTTGCCTATTAGCAGCACAGCCCATTTAAAAGTCGTACCCGTAGCGTTGGGCTGGGGTGATCCGGGGGTGGCGTTTACTGCCATTATTCAGCTAGGTAGTATAGCCGCCGTGTTGTCGTATTTCTGGGGAGATTTGACCAGAATTATGAAGGGAGCTACCAGAGCGATCGCCTTGAAAGATTACAATGATTATGACTTCCGCTTGTTATTGGGTATTCTGTTAGGAACTTTACCAATAGTCTTTTTTGGACTGTTAATTAAAAGATTTATTCCCGACTTTGATAATTCACCCATTAGAAGCCTAGGAGCGATCGCCATTGCCTCAATTTTCATGTCAATTTTACTAGGCTTGGCAGAAAAACTCGGTCAGCGTCAGCGAGATTTTGAACACTTGACAATGCAAGATGGGCTACTAATGGGTTTAGCTCAAGCCTTGGCTTTAGTTCCTGGGGTATCGCGTTCCGGTTCTACCCTCACTTCAGGGTTATTTATGGGTTTACAACGGGAAACAGCCGCGAGGTTTTCATTTTTGTTAGGGATTCCCGCCATTACCTTAGCGGGGTTAGTTTCATTAAAAGATGTATTAGATACAAGTTTAGGAGATGGGGCAATTATTCCCCTAGTAGCGGGAGTAATTTCGGCGGCGATTTTTTCTTATATTGCGATCGCAGGGTTACTGCGTTTCCTCAAAACTCAAAGCACTTGGGTGTTTATTTGGTATCGATTGGTATTTGGTGTAGTAATTTTAAGTGCAATCAGTGCCAGACTGTTGAACAATAGTTAA
- a CDS encoding DUF3120 domain-containing protein, whose amino-acid sequence MINNTFSSYTTSTTAINTELSPKETEPREIEELESTLQASASFPLVVPRRQTWLIFAAAVFLVSVPVFIEAPLVRSLPVVSLAMTGFWVWLSFKLMSRPATYLWGDLLLGFSWSWLAGGIYWGWLRFEPLWHLPVESIGLPFACWCLARNWGKVGNWFYLGSLLGTVLTDIYFYLVDLIPYWRQIMQVEPSKVSPILQAAVTQVQTPWGVSWAIILAIVLLVAGVIPLSQKQRHLYAFGGAVLSTILVDSLFLLAALSA is encoded by the coding sequence TTGATTAATAATACTTTTTCCTCTTACACTACTTCGACCACAGCGATAAATACAGAATTAAGCCCAAAAGAGACAGAACCAAGGGAGATTGAGGAATTAGAATCAACGCTACAAGCTTCGGCCTCTTTCCCCCTGGTTGTACCTAGGCGGCAAACTTGGTTAATATTTGCCGCCGCCGTGTTTTTAGTCTCAGTGCCAGTATTTATTGAAGCACCACTGGTGCGATCGCTGCCGGTTGTTAGTTTAGCTATGACCGGATTTTGGGTATGGCTGAGTTTTAAATTAATGTCACGCCCTGCTACTTATCTTTGGGGCGATTTGCTCTTAGGCTTTAGCTGGAGTTGGTTAGCAGGGGGAATTTACTGGGGTTGGTTGCGTTTTGAGCCTCTATGGCATCTACCAGTAGAATCAATAGGTCTACCCTTTGCCTGTTGGTGTTTAGCTCGTAATTGGGGCAAAGTTGGTAACTGGTTTTATTTAGGTTCTTTACTCGGTACAGTCTTAACAGATATTTACTTTTATTTAGTAGACTTAATACCCTATTGGCGGCAAATCATGCAGGTAGAACCCAGCAAGGTGTCACCGATTTTACAGGCTGCCGTTACACAAGTACAAACTCCTTGGGGTGTATCCTGGGCAATTATTTTAGCTATCGTCTTGCTAGTTGCAGGTGTCATCCCTTTAAGCCAAAAGCAGCGACACTTGTATGCTTTTGGTGGTGCAGTTTTAAGTACAATTTTGGTAGATAGTCTATTTCTTTTAGCAGCTTTGTCCGCCTAA
- the psbU gene encoding photosystem II complex extrinsic protein PsbU — MKGLARLLTVFSLLLGCWGWLGTTQIAQAANLQSFVMPQVPVLAVERTNKADNKLGTEFGKKVDLNNTNVRAFQQYPGLYPTLAKKIIKNAPYSKVEDILDLPGLSDRQKQLLQANFDNFTVTELESVFNEGDDRFNNGIYR, encoded by the coding sequence GTGAAAGGATTGGCGCGTTTATTAACAGTATTTAGTTTGTTGCTTGGTTGTTGGGGATGGTTGGGAACAACTCAGATTGCCCAAGCTGCCAATTTACAAAGTTTCGTTATGCCTCAAGTCCCAGTTTTAGCCGTAGAACGGACGAATAAAGCAGACAACAAACTAGGAACAGAGTTCGGTAAAAAAGTTGATTTGAATAATACCAACGTCAGAGCTTTTCAACAATATCCAGGTTTATACCCCACTCTGGCGAAAAAAATCATCAAGAATGCTCCTTACTCTAAAGTAGAGGATATCTTGGATTTGCCTGGATTGAGCGATCGCCAAAAGCAATTGCTGCAAGCTAATTTTGATAACTTCACTGTGACAGAACTAGAATCTGTCTTCAATGAAGGCGATGATCGCTTTAACAACGGTATCTACAGATAA
- the nadB gene encoding L-aspartate oxidase, producing MEIDIPSQFDVLVVGAGAAGLYTALCLPESLRVGLITKETVSLSASDWAQGGIAAAIAPDDSPALHIEDTLQAGAGLCDVEAVEFLAQHAPSCIQSLVNLGVAFDRHGQAQALALTLEAAHSRHRVLHAADTTGREVTTTLTAQVLRRPNIQVIQQALALSLWLEPESGKCQGISLFYQGEIRPIKARAVVLATGGGGQVFAQTTNPAVSTGDGVAIAWRVGAILRDLEFVQFHPTALTKPGRFLISEAVRGEGAHLIDDEGRRFAFDYHPSGELAPRDIVSRAIFSHLQRTAVDLATANVWLDMRPIPPDKIRQRFPNILKVCQHWGIDVFHQPIPVAPAAHYWMGGIATDLMNRTNIPGLYAVGETASTGVHGANRLASNSLLECIVFGAQLAQIQLPDWEDSQLPALPAREFNTDLQEWQNQQTQLATIREKLPRLVWQSAGICREESSLLSAIATVESWRQDFAALPLSQFLLALHPNEPVKFHFPDVDQQVRLWSETGNLLDVAYLILKSAAFRTESRGGHYRLDYPHPNPDWQIHTLVHKYLWSKSPIVKS from the coding sequence TTGGAAATAGACATCCCTAGCCAATTTGACGTTTTAGTAGTCGGTGCTGGTGCAGCTGGACTTTATACAGCTTTGTGTCTGCCAGAATCTTTGCGTGTCGGCTTGATTACTAAAGAAACAGTTTCTCTCTCAGCCAGTGATTGGGCGCAAGGTGGTATAGCCGCCGCGATCGCGCCTGATGATTCTCCTGCCCTTCATATTGAAGATACACTCCAAGCAGGCGCAGGTTTATGTGATGTGGAAGCTGTAGAGTTCCTCGCCCAACACGCCCCTAGTTGTATTCAATCTTTGGTAAACTTGGGGGTAGCTTTTGACCGTCACGGGCAAGCCCAAGCTTTAGCATTAACTTTAGAAGCAGCCCACTCTCGTCACCGGGTTCTTCATGCTGCTGACACCACCGGTAGAGAAGTGACAACTACTCTCACCGCCCAAGTATTGCGTCGTCCAAATATTCAAGTAATTCAGCAAGCTTTAGCTTTGAGTCTGTGGCTAGAACCTGAAAGTGGTAAGTGTCAGGGAATTAGTCTGTTTTATCAAGGTGAAATTCGCCCCATCAAAGCTAGGGCTGTGGTACTAGCTACAGGTGGCGGCGGCCAGGTATTTGCCCAAACTACTAACCCAGCCGTCAGTACCGGCGATGGAGTGGCGATCGCTTGGCGGGTGGGAGCAATTCTCCGCGATTTGGAATTTGTCCAATTTCACCCCACGGCTTTAACTAAACCCGGACGTTTCCTGATTAGTGAAGCTGTCCGTGGGGAAGGCGCACACCTAATTGATGATGAAGGACGGCGGTTTGCTTTTGACTATCACCCCTCTGGTGAACTTGCACCCAGAGATATAGTCAGTCGAGCCATTTTCAGCCATCTGCAACGTACCGCCGTTGATCTGGCTACGGCTAATGTGTGGTTAGATATGCGCCCTATCCCCCCTGACAAAATTCGCCAGCGTTTTCCCAACATTCTCAAAGTTTGTCAGCATTGGGGGATTGATGTCTTTCATCAACCCATCCCCGTCGCCCCAGCCGCCCATTATTGGATGGGTGGAATTGCCACTGATTTAATGAATCGTACCAATATACCGGGATTATACGCAGTGGGAGAAACTGCCAGTACAGGGGTACACGGGGCTAACCGCCTAGCGAGTAATTCCCTGCTGGAATGTATTGTTTTTGGCGCACAGTTGGCACAAATCCAACTTCCTGATTGGGAAGATTCACAATTACCAGCATTACCAGCACGGGAATTTAATACTGATCTTCAGGAATGGCAAAACCAACAAACACAGCTAGCCACCATCAGGGAAAAATTGCCCCGTCTAGTTTGGCAAAGTGCCGGCATTTGTCGGGAAGAGTCAAGTTTATTAAGTGCGATCGCTACGGTAGAATCTTGGCGGCAAGATTTCGCGGCTTTACCTTTGAGTCAATTCTTGCTGGCGTTACATCCCAACGAACCCGTGAAATTCCATTTTCCCGACGTTGATCAACAAGTTCGATTATGGTCAGAAACTGGCAATTTACTAGATGTAGCTTATCTCATCCTCAAAAGTGCTGCCTTTAGAACTGAAAGCCGGGGTGGACATTATCGCTTAGACTACCCCCACCCCAATCCTGATTGGCAAATTCACACTTTAGTACATAAGTACCTATGGAGTAAATCGCCCATCGTCAAATCTTAA
- a CDS encoding CHASE2 domain-containing protein yields the protein MSQKLRKRLVKLILGLKASLSRVNKELIITSGVVILVLCLRYLGLLQSLELAVLDQFFQLRPYEPPNHRITIVTIDEASLREGFPIADGVIAELLQKLQAHQPRAIGLDIYRDVPIKDGHAALVEAYKSMPNLIGIELLSPNGKQTVLPPPELNRQQVGFNNILYDPDGKVRRSLLYWHIGDNLHESFALKLALLYLKSEGIVPQGAASNPKYLQLGKKVFHRFQENDGAYVRADAKGYQILSNFPKPGCDNTPEKNCGYRQVSMADVLDNRVPISLIKDRIVLIGSTASSLQEVVFIPYSNGLMTGAKPIPGIVLQAYFVDQLISAALDGRPLLKVWPDFWEYLWIFAWSYIGTATKWRIRRPLPRFFQKFADQWSKLIRNLPISKNAGSVVLYFTYMKSAVSVILSFLVLIIGAYLAFLSGWWIPLIPPLMTFSGSVIWITYHLAYMQEELKRSREFLQQVINTIADPIFVKNEQRQWIVLNQAYCEFIGHPDTVLIDQSDVDFFPKHEADVFREQDELVLLTQLPQENEEEFTDAYGKTHLIATKRSLHKDAAGNFFLVGVIRDITQRKLMEDELRRTAAELYRSNSELKLKEDRLRYLAYHDSLTGLPNRKFFAEQLQESIDWAHNNHLLLGILFIDLDGFKQVNDTLGHEMGDRLLVIIGQRLSNSLRASDTVSRLGGDEFTVLLRAIPNQQVAAKVADKILVSITEPIVLAGYTTKVSASIGISIYPITGQDADTLLKQADAAMYRAKNLGKNCYEFS from the coding sequence ATGAGTCAGAAACTCAGGAAGCGTCTCGTAAAATTAATTTTGGGGCTGAAAGCATCGCTTAGTAGAGTCAATAAAGAATTAATTATTACCTCTGGCGTTGTCATTTTAGTCTTATGTTTACGCTATTTGGGATTATTACAATCCTTAGAGTTAGCGGTATTAGATCAATTTTTTCAGTTACGTCCATATGAGCCTCCCAATCATCGAATTACGATAGTCACCATTGATGAAGCTTCTTTACGCGAAGGATTCCCCATTGCAGATGGTGTGATTGCTGAATTATTGCAAAAACTACAAGCTCATCAACCCCGTGCTATTGGTTTAGATATCTATCGGGATGTGCCGATAAAAGATGGTCATGCAGCTTTAGTTGAAGCATATAAATCAATGCCAAATTTAATTGGTATTGAACTGCTATCACCTAACGGTAAACAGACTGTTTTACCTCCACCAGAATTAAATCGTCAACAGGTAGGCTTTAACAATATACTGTATGACCCTGATGGCAAAGTACGTCGGAGTTTGTTGTATTGGCATATTGGCGATAATTTACACGAAAGCTTTGCTTTAAAACTAGCATTGTTGTATTTAAAATCAGAGGGTATTGTTCCCCAGGGTGCAGCTAGTAACCCGAAGTATTTACAGTTAGGGAAGAAAGTATTTCACCGCTTTCAAGAGAATGATGGTGCTTATGTGAGAGCGGATGCCAAAGGCTATCAAATTTTATCAAATTTTCCCAAACCTGGTTGTGATAATACGCCGGAAAAAAACTGTGGTTATCGCCAAGTTAGTATGGCAGATGTGTTAGATAATCGAGTGCCAATTAGCTTGATTAAGGATCGGATTGTTTTAATTGGCTCTACTGCTTCTAGTCTTCAGGAAGTTGTATTTATTCCCTATTCTAATGGGCTGATGACAGGAGCAAAGCCTATACCTGGGATTGTATTGCAAGCCTATTTTGTTGATCAATTAATCTCAGCAGCTTTAGATGGAAGACCATTATTAAAAGTCTGGCCAGACTTTTGGGAATATTTGTGGATTTTTGCTTGGTCTTATATCGGAACTGCAACTAAATGGCGAATCCGGCGGCCTCTACCTAGATTTTTCCAGAAATTTGCAGATCAGTGGAGTAAGCTTATTCGCAATCTTCCTATTAGCAAGAATGCGGGTAGTGTAGTTTTGTATTTCACTTACATGAAAAGTGCTGTCAGTGTGATACTTTCTTTTTTGGTGCTGATCATAGGTGCATATCTAGCTTTCTTGTCCGGTTGGTGGATACCACTGATTCCGCCACTAATGACATTTAGTGGTTCAGTCATCTGGATAACTTATCATTTGGCTTATATGCAGGAAGAGTTGAAACGCTCTAGAGAGTTTTTACAGCAAGTCATCAATACGATCGCTGACCCCATTTTCGTGAAAAATGAGCAACGTCAGTGGATTGTGTTAAATCAAGCTTATTGTGAATTTATTGGTCATCCTGATACTGTGCTGATTGATCAGTCTGATGTTGATTTTTTCCCGAAACATGAAGCTGATGTCTTCCGTGAGCAAGATGAGTTAGTTTTATTGACACAGCTACCCCAGGAAAATGAAGAAGAATTTACTGATGCTTATGGGAAGACTCACCTAATTGCTACTAAGCGATCGCTCCATAAAGATGCAGCTGGAAACTTCTTTTTAGTAGGGGTGATTCGAGATATTACACAGCGCAAGTTGATGGAAGATGAACTCCGCCGGACTGCGGCTGAGTTGTATCGCTCTAATAGTGAACTTAAACTCAAAGAAGACCGTTTGCGTTATTTAGCCTATCATGACTCTCTGACCGGGCTACCTAATCGTAAATTTTTCGCTGAACAACTGCAAGAATCTATCGACTGGGCGCACAATAATCATTTATTACTGGGGATACTGTTTATTGACCTGGATGGTTTTAAGCAAGTTAACGATACCCTAGGTCATGAAATGGGCGATCGCCTGTTAGTAATTATTGGTCAGCGATTAAGCAATTCTCTACGTGCTAGTGATACTGTTTCTCGCTTGGGTGGCGATGAGTTTACAGTGCTTTTACGCGCGATACCTAATCAGCAAGTAGCGGCTAAAGTCGCTGATAAAATTTTAGTTAGTATCACTGAACCAATCGTTTTAGCTGGATATACTACTAAAGTTTCCGCTAGTATCGGCATCAGTATTTACCCCATAACCGGACAAGATGCGGATACATTGCTGAAACAAGCAGATGCTGCTATGTATCGTGCTAAGAACCTGGGGAAAAATTGCTATGAATTTTCTTAG